Genomic window (Staphylococcus debuckii):
TTTCAGGATGTGATTCAGGCACAATGACGCTATATGTAAGTTCTTTATCGTGAAGCACCCCTCGTCCGCCTGTTTGTCTTCTAACAAGCCCGTAGCCCTTTTCTTTAACTTTTTCAATATCTATTTCTTTTTGCAGTCTTTGAAAATATCCAATAGATAATGTCGCTGGATTCCATGTATAAAATCGAATTACAGGGTCGATTTCTCCTCTTGAAACAAAATTAAGCAATGCTTCATCCATAGCCATATTATAATATGGATCATGGCTGCCTGAGTTTATAAAATTCCATGTCTCTGTCAATTTAAAAATCTCCAATCGCCTTTAAATTACTGTTATGTAAGTATATTAACATACTAAATTTAAATTAGTTCAACTCTTACTCATAATCATATAAAAAGACTTGAATTATTTAAGAAAAACATTTTGATAATTGCATGAAACAGTCTTATAATTGTAGTATCGGTAAATTAGGGAGGAAGCAAAATGAGTAACTTTTGGTTTATCATTTTAGCTGTTTTAATTATTATCGCTTTATATATGTTAATCCAATTTTTTGTAAATCGAAGAGCAGTTACTGAGCTTAATCAGGACGAATTCCATAAAGGATTGCGAAAAGCTCAAGTCATCGATGTGAGAGAAAAAGTTGACTATGATTACGGTCATATTATTGGTGCTAGAAATATCCCAATGACTTTATTCGGTCAACGCTATAAAGGTCTTAGAAAAGACCAACCAATCTATCTTGTTGATTCCAACGGAGTTGCCAGCTATCGTGCAGCTCGTATTCTTAAAAAGAATGGTTATAAAGATATTTACATGCTTAAAGGCGGCTACAAAAAATGGACTGGTAAAGTTAAAGCAAAAAAATAATCTACAGCATTATATTCAGCAGCAACGTCTAGAAAAGATGGTTGCTGTTTTTTTATTGAAAAACGGGTTGGGACAAATAAATGTCTCAACCCATAATTTCTCAACTGGCAATAGCTAGCTGAATAGAAAAGACATTTGTTCGTGCTTCCTCTATTCTAGTTAGCTTTGCCCACTCTTTTTTAAATTACTCTTTTTCTTCGTGAAGTTTATCAAATTTCAATACTGGATGACGTGCAGCTTGTGTTTCATCCAATCTATCGATTACTGTATTGTGTGGTGCTTCTAGCACTTTATCTGGATCTTCTTTAGCTTCATTTGCAATTTGAATCATTGCATCGCAGAAGTAATCTAAAGTTTCTTTAGATTCAGTTTCTGTCGGTTCAATCATCATCCCTTCTTCTACATTAAGTGGGAAGTAGATTGTAGGCGGATGTACACCAAAGTCTAAAAGACGTTTAGCCATATCTAAAGTACGTACACCTTCTTTTTTCTGTTTAGAACCGCTGAGTACAAATTCGTGCTTACAATATTGTGAATATGGAATTTCAAAAGCATCTTTTAAGCGTGCTTTAATATAGTTCGCATTAAGAACTGCTGCTTCAGAAACTTCTTTAAGACCAATATTACCCATTGTGCGAATATAAGTATACGCACGTAGATAAATACCGAAGTTGCCATAGAATGGTTTAACACGTCCGATTGAGTTTTCAATATCATTATCATAACGATACGTGTCCCCATCTTTGACTACCATTGGTTTTGGCAAGAAGCTTGCTAATTCTTTTTTCACACCTACAGGACCTGAACCTGGTCCACCGCCGCCATGCGGACCAGTGAATGTTTTATGCAAGTTTAAATGCACTGCATCAAATCCCATGTCTCCTGGACGTACTTTGTCCATAATGGCATTTAAGTTAGCACCGTCGTAGTATAATAAGCCGCCTGCATCATGGACAATCTTACCGATTTCCATAATATTATGTTCAAATATACCTAAAGTATTAGGATTTGTTAACATAATAGCTGCAGTATTTTCGTTCACTAGACGTTTTAAGTCTTCAACATCTACTTCACCGTTTTCGTCAGATTTAACTGTAACGGCTTTGAATCCTGCAAAAGCAGCTGAAGCAGGATTTGTACCGTGTGCTGAGTCCGGTACAATAACTTCATTACGATGTCCTTCACCATTTTTCTCATGATATGCTTTGAAAATCATAAGCGCAGTCCATTCACCGTGAGCGCCTGCTGCTGGTTGTAATGTAACTTCATCCATACCAGTGATTTCTTTTAATTCTTCTTGTAAACTGTGAATGATTTCTAAAGAACCTTGAACCTGTGATTCTTGCTGTAAAGGATGTGATTCCGCAAATCCAGGAATACGAGCAACTTTTTCGTTGATTTTAGGATTGTATTTCATTGTACAAGAGCCTAATGGGTAGAATCCTGAGTCTACACCGAAGTTTTTATTAGAAAGTTCAGTGTAATGTCTTACTAAATCTAATTCAGCTACTTCAGGGAATTCTGCTTTGTTTTTACGGATAAACTTATCATCTAGTAGTTCTTTAACAGCATTATTATCAATTTCTTTTTTTGGTAAAGAATATGCATATCTACCTGCTCTAGAACGTTCGAAAATTAATGGACTTGATTTACTTACCATTAATTTCACCCACTTTCTTCACAAAAGTATCAATTTCATCTTTTGTTCTTAGTTCAGTTACTGCAACAAGCATTGCTTGTCCCATGTCTTCATTTACTTCGCTTAAATCAAAACCGCCGATGATTCCTTCATCTAGCAATTTATCATTCACTTCTTTTACAGGTTTATCAAGTTTGATAACGAACTCATTGAAAGAAGTGCCGGGCAGTACTTCGATTCCTGCATCTTCGAATTGTTTTTTAGTGTAATTAGCATTTTCAAAGTTTTGCTCAGCAATATCTTGTAGTCCTTGTTTACCTAAAGCGGACATTGCTATAGATGAAGCAAGGGCATTTAAAGCTTGGTTTGAACAAATA
Coding sequences:
- a CDS encoding rhodanese-like domain-containing protein, producing MSNFWFIILAVLIIIALYMLIQFFVNRRAVTELNQDEFHKGLRKAQVIDVREKVDYDYGHIIGARNIPMTLFGQRYKGLRKDQPIYLVDSNGVASYRAARILKKNGYKDIYMLKGGYKKWTGKVKAKK
- the gcvPB gene encoding aminomethyl-transferring glycine dehydrogenase subunit GcvPB; this encodes MVSKSSPLIFERSRAGRYAYSLPKKEIDNNAVKELLDDKFIRKNKAEFPEVAELDLVRHYTELSNKNFGVDSGFYPLGSCTMKYNPKINEKVARIPGFAESHPLQQESQVQGSLEIIHSLQEELKEITGMDEVTLQPAAGAHGEWTALMIFKAYHEKNGEGHRNEVIVPDSAHGTNPASAAFAGFKAVTVKSDENGEVDVEDLKRLVNENTAAIMLTNPNTLGIFEHNIMEIGKIVHDAGGLLYYDGANLNAIMDKVRPGDMGFDAVHLNLHKTFTGPHGGGGPGSGPVGVKKELASFLPKPMVVKDGDTYRYDNDIENSIGRVKPFYGNFGIYLRAYTYIRTMGNIGLKEVSEAAVLNANYIKARLKDAFEIPYSQYCKHEFVLSGSKQKKEGVRTLDMAKRLLDFGVHPPTIYFPLNVEEGMMIEPTETESKETLDYFCDAMIQIANEAKEDPDKVLEAPHNTVIDRLDETQAARHPVLKFDKLHEEKE